In Acanthopagrus latus isolate v.2019 chromosome 6, fAcaLat1.1, whole genome shotgun sequence, the genomic window ttacataaacatacatgaaacatacatatataattatCAATCACACATACTCACAATTTTGGCCTGAAGGCCGCTGCCATGCCTCTTAAATACTTCAATTCAggttattacttttttatttttttatacaaccaaaactaataataataacaatacttaAAATTACTTATTAATTTTTATAAAGGAaaatttacaataataatttaattaaatttaccttaatttaatttttatttttcataattctcAGTCTTAGGTTCTTTTGGAGAGGTTTTTAGAACAATACCTGAGACTTGGGGCTGGGAAGGAGTAGACGGTATCACTCgtaaatgaagaaaagatataaatatatccCTTAATGGTGTATGTGGGGCGCGCCTGAGATCCGCCGTCCCGTCCCTCCCGGTCCGCCGCCGCAGGCTGTGTACCGGGCCGCTCCTCCTGGCTAGCTCGCCAAaatgtagtgggagactaccttccttatccgtccaattattccactatctgactctgtgactccgctcaaaagttaaagtccaaatctgaggagaaacggctctgagactaagtccaaaaccagaggcaaaacagctcagagactaagtccaaatttgagacaagaccgctcagagactaagtccaaaacagaggcgaggcagcaagtcttcagtccaaaaaggtgtttattccaagagaagagttataaatccatgaggtaccccggggcaactgagaaatctgccccgatcaccctcttttataccCGAGGTCCaggtcaccagtgccctcctggaccaccccccttgtcatgatcacgcgagactgtcatcttactattctcatttttgtctgacttccttaaggcctacaaagtgtctcacccaggcccctatctgtggccttgagtgagctgtagctgcacctgctgctcccccagTCCAGCCTTTATTATACCGgaagcatcaaaccttggtctttcatcaggctcaaattccctattaatacagaactgcaagttgtattctcaaatcaatttatatgcatgatcatgaccctgtttgtATCTGCCACTACAGGAGGTACTTGTGACATGTACTCCATCTGCTttactgggggaaaaaaaaagcccttacACAATTGATAGTGCTGACATTTACAGAGGAGAGCGGTTCTAATTGTATCACGTAGTTCAAATTCAAAAACCCTCAGACACTGCCACGGGTGTAATCACTCATCCAGTCACTCTTGAAATTGTAGCAGTAGAAGcagttattgaaaaaaaagcttaacGTCTTTAAAGGAGATATGAAAATTTGAGTAGAATGGTACCCCAGCCATTCCTGAAAGAGCTCAACGTTTTCAGACTCGGGGTTGGAGAGTTGCGTCATTTTTTAACCTGAGAttcttcttgtgtgtttgtcgtGAAGCCATTCAGAAGTTTGATATCTTCAGAGATACCAACATTGTGGCAAAGGGCCCTTGGAAACCGTGGAATCAATTAAAAGTCAACGCGAAGACACACAAAGTGCCCACACGTCGACTCCTTCTCGCACAAATTTTCACGTTCCAACCAGTCCGCCGGCGTTTTGGCATCTCATAATGGAAACAAATTGCAGCCGCGGCTTGCCACAGTTTCTTTATCTTGAAGTTGGCATGACATCAATCAAACACCATATTTGCAGCGGGGAATATGGAGACTTCAATATGTATGTGCCTTTGGGGCACTGCCTGGGGTCCTAAGACCACCCAGtgctttttcttccattttcagGGGCCAGTAATAAAACATATGATGACTGCTTGGGTCTTCAATCATTCAGGACTGTTGTTTTGCCCCTACCAAACTTCTCTATATTTCTACAGATATGGCAgctattgcatgtctgtctgtcctggcaGAGGGGGTtccttcctctgtggctcttcctgaggtttcttccatctttaatttttttccctaAAAGTTGGTTTTCCTCAGTTGCATGGAGgatctaaggacagaggatgtggCTCACcgtacagattgtaaagctcACCGAGGCGACTGCTGCATACAAACTCACCTTGGATTATAAATACCGTAGATTTAGTACTTCTCCTGGTTTTCGacaagtttttacatttctaagCAGCGTAAATGTTCCGTGTAGCTAGCTGACAAGCTAGGGTAACACTTTATGAAACAGGCTTTGATTTGCACATGTCGATATAACAGTAAGTTGCGGCAAAAACACTTTacataatgagaaaaatgtaaacaaatacatcaaattaATTGGACACAGACCCTTATGTTGCTCAAACCTACACACATTACTCAAACAAGGATGCATACGAGTGTTAACTTGAGAAAAAAGGAATTTCATATAATAACAATATGTTTCTATTCTTTTGTTGTGTTACTCGTGTGAGGGGAGCTTCTACACTCTTGACTTGTGCTGCCTAGAGACGGTCTCTGTCACAGACACATTATCAcctcaaaatacaaaatttaCTTTCATTAGAGAACATAACTTTGGACCACTCAGCAGCAGTCCAGTCTTTGTTGTCTGTAGCCCAGGCGAGATGCTTCTGATGCTGTCGCTTGTTCAAGAGTGGTTTGACACAAGGAAAACAGCTGAAACCCGTGTCTTGCATACGTCTGTGCGTGGTGGTTCTTGAAGCACTGACTCCACTCTTTGTgaatcccccccccacacatTTTTGAATGGGTTTTGTTCCACAGTCCTCTCCAGGGTGCGGTTATCCCTATTGCTTGTGCACTTTTTTCTACCAcatcttttccttcccttcGACTGTCTTTTAATTTGCTTGGACACAGAGCTCTGTGACCAGCCAGCCTCTTTAGCAATGACTTTTGAGTCTTGCCCTCCTTGTGCAAGGTGTCAATGGTCGTCTTTTGGACAACTGTCAAGTCAGCAGTCTTCCCCATGACTGTGGAGCCCACAGAACTAGACTGAGAGACCATTTAAAGGCCTTTGCAGGTGTTTTGAGTTAATTAGCTGATTAGAGTGGCACCATGTGTCTTCAATATTGAACCTTTTCACAATATTCTGATTTTCTCAGATACTGAATTTGGGGTTTTCATTAGTTGTCAGTTATAATCATCAAGATTAAAAGCaataaacacttgaaatatATCAGTCTGTGTGGAATGAATGTATACATGATACAAGTTTCACTTTTTTGCTGAAATATATCAACTTTTTCATGATATTCTAATTATATGACCGGCACCTGTGTATactgaaaaatattaaaatgcacACTCTGTATTGCATGTGTGTTAGGTTGGGGAACATAAGGGAGATACTTTTAAAAATATAGGGTCCAAGTGAATGCATTAGAGGCTGAATTTGGCCACATTGTTTAGCTAGTGCCCACAGACTAATTCATATTACTGTAAATGTCCAAGAATTGAAAATGTGTTCCAAAATAAGATATCAACCACTCTTCCGAACTTGAAATactaaataaaacttttaagccacaaaacagttttttgacACCAGAACAAGAGGGATGCTTGGACAAAGTGTATGAATCAATAAAGTAGATATAGAACAGTGACAccaagtaaaatataaaatcagtCAATCTGATATTATAACAAGCATGAGCATCACTTCTTCTCGTCCATATAGATTATCAGTGGCGACAGAGGAATGCAGGCGTCGGTCGGAGCTTTTAGACGGTGCATTAGCGGGCTGCTAACCAGCCTCTGGAGGGAGACGTGATTGAAAGCTGCTGTCAATACGAGGGCTCCCTCATGTCATGTGTCACTGAACTGCGGAGGCTCCCTGTGCTATGAACACACAACTCCCCCGGACATCTCAATCAATAGTCTGCCGTCTCGGATgcaaacacacttcctgtcaccCGATAGTGTGATCAACCGAACTCCGATCTCGCATGCGTCCGCGAGTACCACGAGTGTTCTGCGGATGATAAAAGACACGAGGCAGCCAGAGAAATAGATAACTTTAAcaattttatttgtgaaaaacTACAAGCAAAATTCATAAATAGACATTTCTATTTGAAGCGGAGGAAAATGATCAGGTTAGCCTATAAGCGCAAAGTCGTGCACATGCCAGaaacatgtattattttaacattataaGCTTAGACAAGGAGCCGTGATCTGCTGAAAATGCTGCGTACATTTCCACACCAGAAACATAATGTGACCATTTCACAAGGGGAAACAATGACACATCAGctataagtaaaaaaaaaaaaaaggaaaaaaaaaagaaaaagaaaaaaaagagaaagaaaagaaaaccaaaactgGATTAAACAAAGAATGGGTTATTGTACTGTccctaaacttttttttttttgtcatttttttctttaaaaccgAGCAATAACTTTAAAAGCATTGTACAAGACATTGTTACAGGAAGAAATGAGTTTGTATAATACACTTAATTGGAAATTCACGGTTAAGGTTATACAGTCAGTAAACAAGCCTTCTATATTTGGGTCTCTgacaaaacaaagctaaaaaaTGTAACCATCTTTACACAGTAAATTAAGGTTACTGGTCGCACACAAGAACAGAACTGCTTGCGCggaaaggaaacaggaaacaaaagactTCAGCTCCAATGCCATTTTTCATAGTGTTTGcttttgcacctttttaaaattctatttACAAGCAATAATTCATATACTCAGCAAATGGCCATTTGTCAATAATTTAACAATGAATCCTTTCTGTTGGAGTACTCAGTCAGGTGAACGTGGTTGCAGATAAGGCAGGTGAAAAGATGGCTTTTTGGGCCCATTTCTAAAAGATTGCATTACAAAGCAGGCTTTTATTCTCAGTCAAAATTGGACAAAgcattttttctcttctgaccCCACAGTCCCACTTTTTAGTTCTATCCACATTGCTTTTCCTCACTTTGAACACTGATTCCATATTTGAATGCAATAAAGTACATAATTACATATTAACCATAGCttaagagcagaaaaaaaacgtaTGAACACATATCTCTTGGGCTTCAAACATTGCTTGCGACACATGTCATCTGAACGTGTGAACCTGCAAAGCTTTTAGTCGACGCGGTTCAAAACCTGCCCCTCAGATGCAGAGTTTTGGGGACTTGTTAACCTCACCCAACCTGGTTTCAATTGGTGAGCTGGGGGCCTCTGTTGGGGGAGCTACGTGCACTGTGGTAGTAAAGAGGGGGCTTACTAAAGCCAAAGGCCTCGGGTCCAGCGGACCCACAGCTCTTCTCAGCTACCCACCCACACCCACTCTGCTTCTCATCGCCTGCACAATGAGGCAACATCCGCCACGGGGTGTGAGGTCGCTAGTGTTCTCCGACTGGGCTCACGGTATTGCCCCAATTTAGCTGTGCACAGAGACAAGTGGACAATAAGAACACCATTTACATGGATTATATTAGTCTTTATTTAAACTGTTATTCATCTCACACATTAGATAATTGCATTTTCAAATTGTTATTTATCTGTCTATTTATCATGTCATTATGAAATTCCTTTGGTCcttcaataaataaaactaagATATCATATACACATTTATTCTTTATACAATTTCATACAGTTAAAAGGAAATTATGTTGGTCTAGTGTCAGCTAAGGTGGAAGTGAATTAAAACCCTTAAATAAGCCTTGCTGTTCTAAAAATTGAAAGAGCAATTATGTTCCGTTAACTACTGCAATATTTTTTGCCTTCAATGACAGGAGTcttaaattaataataaaaaaataaaataaaatcaattgaATTGTCAATCTTTGCAAATTGTTCACGTCTTTGCACTTGTTTTCAGGTTGAGAGGATGAAGATTCAAAGTTGTCTTCAGGaccacaacaaaagaaaaaaacgaaaTTGATTCACAACAGCTTGACACAATAGGCCTATTTTACAGCTCGATATGGTTTTACCACGTGGAACTGTGTGCAACCATCCTTCagtcacaacagaaaaaaactccGGCTCAAGAGCTGGGCGGACAGCTCTACCTTCGGCCAGGAAACTCAATATCGAAGTACGGAATGCAGAAAATATCAACAGCTTTTAGTGTTTTACACAACAGCCTACACTGTACAGTTAAGGACATAAGATACTGTAGAAGAGATTTGCTATAGCATACTAAATCATAGACAATCTAGTTGAAAAAGTCAGGTGTGTGAACCTCAGGTGACCTTCTTCTGATGCACATTGACCTGTACAGAACAAGTAGACGGACCAGACGAGGGTCCCGACAGTGTTCAGAGTGAGACAGTGTTGTTGAGAAAAGTGAATGAGAATTTGATTCATCAGCACTTTGTCACATTGAGTGAATGGGCAATCCCAGATCTGCAAAACCGCTTCACAGTGTATCTagcaccagtgtgtgtgtgtgtgtgtgggtgtgtatgtctgtgtgtctatcCGTCTGTGTGACTCGAGTCTTGTCCTATCATTTTCaaactgtaataaaaacactgaaggaatgATCGATCGGCAGAGCTACACAGCAAAGCTTCAACATAAAAAGGAGAACATCAAAGTATACAGGTGCAACAGGTAATAAATAAGGGTAATAATAGTTTAAAGTTATTGAAATGATGGTGGTTATTGTGCCCAGCGGAGAATTcttctttacaaaaacaaaacaaaacaaaaaaaaaaatgtcgacTTGGCCTCACATCCACGTACGAATATAAAACAATACATACAAGTGTCTGGATGCTACCGCGGGGGAGGTTGGGGATGGGTGGCGTTATTCCTTGTAGCCCAGCTCTCCTCGCCTGTGGCATGGGTGAAACCAGGAGGGGAGTTTTCCCCCAGCGGGCGCACTGCACTGTTCCTCTCAACATCCAGGGTTGGTCATGGAATGGAGGCAGGGCAACAATGGGAAAATGTGAAATCTCTCCCCCTGTGGGATCCATCGTGTCCAGAAACGTGGGGAAGAGGGGGCGTGGAGCAGGGTGAGGATGGGGGGAGGGGCAAAGGAGTCGGGGGCCTCAGAACGACTCGTCGTGCCCCACAGAGAGATCCCCTTTAGGTGTGGAGGCGCGCGACGAGCCCTTGTCCATGCTCTCGGAGCCGGAGCTCTGGTGCTGTTGTTCGGAGCCTGCGCTGGACGTGATGGTGGAcgaggacgtggaggaggagCGGGTCTTCTCCTTAAAGTCTGTTATGATCACCGTCACGTTCCCTACGGTGATAGCCAACTGCTGGGCGGTGCTCCGGTCAATGTTCTTCAGTTTGGGCCTGAGGGGCatagaagagagaaagaaaaaaacaacaacaacaacaaaaaaaacccgtTAATAACCAGAAATGGCAACCACAATATGTGTGTCTCTGCAACAACAAGGTGGAGGCTGCCAGTACTGTGGGGGCGGTTACACTAAATTGCTCAATTCATCGGGTGACACATGAACAGTCAGAACAAGTGTATATAAAGTGAGAGTGGGTGTTTAGTGTAAAAGATCATTTGTGAATCATTTGAGGTTTCCCACTAGCCTTGTGCtgcatgactgtttttttttgtaaaaaaggAAGTGCTGTGTAGTCAAAGATGTGAAACCATGTGTGCtgccagagacacacacagtctgagcGGCTGCTACACACCTGGAGATGTGAGAGTTCTTGTTGGTCTTGGTTGCCGATTTGCCAGACTGTATGCTGTGTTTGTCACTCGGTGGGCTCTGATGGTTGTCTGATTTGGGTCTGGAGGGAAACAGATACATGCCTGTGAGAAGAATACCAGCACTGGAAACACCCAACATAATTTAAACCTTGATGTGCACACTGACCTGGTCTTTTTGATGCTGGGCTTCTTCGTGACGGCTGGGATGATGTCCTTCTCTGTGTCGGGTTTGTCTTTGATTGGCTGCTCCTTGTCGCACTTTTCCTTCTCAGGAGTGTCTCCCTCTGGCCTCACTGTCTCTGGACGCTCTACCTCTGGGCGCCCCTCGCCGTTGGCACGCTCTCCTTCGCCGTCCGGGCGTTCCTTGTCTGTGCGCTCGCTCCGCTCCCGCCGCTCCTTCTTGGGCGGGGGAGGCATCGGGTACTGCTGAGCCACCTGCTGGGCAACCAGCTGGGAGTTGATCCTGGGTTTCCTGTGGAGGAGATCCAAGGCACAAACATGGATTAGCCTCATAGTGGGGCTGTGAGCAGAGTCTGGCTATGCACCAACACAGTCACACTACAGCTGACGGAAAGGTGACTGAAACTAGAGGCTGGCGAGGGAAAGGAGGCTGATgctcccagctgctgcagaggtggGTTCACACAGCCGCTTCCTGGTAGAGCAGCTCTGTTTTGAGGGCTAATCTCATTAGCTCACGGCTGTAATAAAATGAATGCACAGGATCACAAGGTGGGACATTTGCAGCACGTCACTTAGGTCCTCTAATCTGATTACTGAAGGGTTGGCCCCATTTGTCACAGACTGAGATTGAGTTGGACATGGTGTAGCTGCTCCGCTCACTGAGCTCACCAGCAACCGAAGAGCCATTCTGTCCCTTTTTGACTCATTtctaaacacaaacataaacacaaaccacGACTTTCCCTTTGAGTTTGATCATACtcattcaacaaaaacaataaaagggaCACATCAGGTGCAACACTCAAAGAATACCACTGATTTCCTTGATGAGCCAGTTTACATGAAACCATCCTTCCCTGAAAACGCATTTTCCAATGTGGCGCATCACCACTCAACTGTTGCAAGCATGCACGCAGCAAGAGGAGCATCTTACTCCATCGGCTGCACAGGGCCTGAACTTGTAAGGCAAAATGCTAGCCCCAAGTCAGACTGCctgagccaacacacacacctgcagcataATGGACACCAGCTGGCAGCATCTTGGGGGAAGCAGAAGACCtcaggggagagggagggacaaCTGCAGCCTTCCAGAGAGTCCGACTCCGCCGAGACCAAACTGCAGCCAGCAACATGGATAATCACAGGCCAGCACTGGGCAAGCATGGTTAGGAGTAAACCACAagtacactcacacacacaaacacgcgctTGAAAAGCTGAGCGTGCAAACAAACAGCCTGGCACGGCTCGGTGGCTGCTCAGGAGGCCTTTCAACAGGAACACAACAAGTTATACTAGCTAGCTGTGCATAGACAACTCTTCCAAATCCAATTCTAGTCTTGGCAGGGAAAGATTTTGTGATGTCCCAGAAGTGGAGAGGAGGTCTATTGATTCTCAGGACTGCTTTAGGAGACCTGTGGTCAAGTAGGCAGTCCTGAAAGTTATACAAACTCTGTCAGCCTAAGCATCAGGCCAGATAAACAAGTGAGACTGCGGAAAATTACACAGTGAAGACAATGTTCTTTACTCTGCCATCAGAATGGGCTTTAGAGGAACAGGTGTAAGAGCAAACGTATGttgcaaaaacagaagaagctAGATAGCGTGTCAGACTGAAGACGCTGATTTCAGTGGCTTTCTGTGGAGCGTGGTTTTGAGACAGCTGCTTAAGTGGTTAGCCTCAGGGTTTCAATTTGACAGCATCTCACTGCCAGTCCAGTTACTCTCATTTCTGCACCTCCATCCTTGCAAGTCTTTCACAACTGACACTACTCCCTTAGTCTCTCTATCATTTAGTAGAAGTTTTAAACTCTTAAAAGTCTGATTCTTTTGCAACTTTTTCCCCTGCTGCTCCATCAAATTCAATTAGTGTCCTCCTGCTATTAGAGACTGACTCCTtgatggggtggggggtgcACAGCTGATCAGAAGCCAATCAATCGGGGCATAATAGAGCATCATTTCGTAATGCTCGCTCTACGCTCCAATCAATACACCAGCTGTGGCGAATGCAGAGGAGCCCTGGGCTGTTGATCTAGTATCCATTTGCTGCTTTGGTCCTCTGGAGCCCGGTGCTCATTCTACCTGCTGCCCTCGTGTGACGAAGGCACCCTCTGGCTGCTTCAAGTGAGTTAAAGGGTGAAATGGGAGTGAGAATTTCTCCCTGTCCTAGCTCCATAATTGCCATGCCTGTCCTGTTCCCATCTAATTGATCCCAATTCCATTTCAATCCAGAGTAATTACTTCCCATGTTGAGCATTAGAGCTCCTTTTTATAGTAATTGTGTAAGTATAACTATGCTCAGCAATGCTTTTAAGTGCTTAAGTGGTTAAGTTGATAAGTAATTGATTAGGAAGTGATGACGTTGAGTTTATAGCATTGGACCTCCTCACCAGACCCGAAACCGATTTGTCAAAGCAGGCCTATGAGCTGTAGAAGACTGATTTTATGCGTTTGTAGAACAAATAATAATACACCCCCGAATGCATAATGGATAGCCTGTGACATTTCCAAGAAATGTCATTAATGTAACTTCCATCAGACTTGTGTAAACTTCTGAGCCTTGGTTTCTCCAGTCCTGTGACACAATACAGACCACGCCATGGGAATCGTGTGGCTCCTTTGAGTACCGCTGGACTCCTGATCCGATAACAACATTGTCAACATGCCTCTGAGAATGTGTGGCAAAGAATTCTAGTTTTGGGGAGGCAGCTTGAGCTACACTAGACAGAACAGCAGCAAGCAATGACGACATGTGCTTACCCACATGCAGCccttgtgaaaaaataaatctctaaCCCACAGGCGTGAGTAAACAGttgtgaacacagacagcatcCAACAGGACCAGAAATCATTTCGTTTGGCAGTGAGAGCAGTTAGCCAAGGAGGTGGTGAATGAGTGATTGATTGAGTGATAAGCTCCACGCCTCTTTTGCCTGTTGCCGAGTTGAAGCCCTGGTCAGAGCCTGAGAtttgtgtcagcagcagtggcagtggCAGCAGAAGCGACTCTGGTAGTTAAGCAGTGATTCAGTGCCAGCTGTATGTCAGCCATGAGTTGCTGTTGGCCTGATAGAGCCACGGCTCTCTTTgccacattatttatttactgaccACCCATCATGGCTTTGCACAGCCGCGCTCTGTGGCTCGTTAACATGGCTGGAGACTCTGCATAACTCTAGACAAGTGTCacttgcattttttaaatcagtacTGCCTGTGCTTAACTATATACTTCATATTTAATATGaattacatttcatatttaaataatCTGTCCGTGTTGTTGAGCAAATAGTGTGCTAATTAAATTACAACACTTCTGAAAATGACTCTACAATTGAATCATATCATTTTGCAAACATCCAAATCAAATGAGAAACATCTCTATTTCACAAGACTGGAAATGATCCTGGGAGCAGGACCAGGAGTGAACCCCAGGGTCCAATTGCAGAAATTGCTCCAACCTCCCACTGCTGCCAATATATTCCCAgggagtcagtgtgtgtgtgagtgagagtgtcaAGTGTGCAAAGCCTGCTGTCGAATCATTTCCCACTGTGAGGGCTCACAGCTTATTACCTCCCCTTCGCACAACAATGGGCCGTGATTGACAGCTCCTCCTATGCTTGCCCCTAAATTCCACCGTctgggggagggaggagtgggGAGACTTCCTCCACGGGGTGCCCTGAAATAACTATCATCATGCTTAAAAGCTCCTAATTCAGTCAGACTGACACCCATAGTTAGACCGCTCCACTCGGCC contains:
- the rybpb gene encoding RING1 and YY1-binding protein B, whose translation is MGDKKSPTRPKRQAKQTADDGYWDCSVCTFRNTAEAFKCSICDVRKGTSTRKPRINSQLVAQQVAQQYPMPPPPKKERRERSERTDKERPDGEGERANGEGRPEVERPETVRPEGDTPEKEKCDKEQPIKDKPDTEKDIIPAVTKKPSIKKTRPKSDNHQSPPSDKHSIQSGKSATKTNKNSHISRPKLKNIDRSTAQQLAITVGNVTVIITDFKEKTRSSSTSSSTITSSAGSEQQHQSSGSESMDKGSSRASTPKGDLSVGHDESF